One segment of Stegostoma tigrinum isolate sSteTig4 chromosome 26, sSteTig4.hap1, whole genome shotgun sequence DNA contains the following:
- the ydjc gene encoding carbohydrate deacetylase isoform X1 codes for MPQPRVRLIVTGDDFGYCLRRNRGIMECFNARAISNVSLLVNGTAAKEAAISAVRNKVPLGLHANLSEGLPVCHQLRMGSSLVNKDGFFHGKMGIREVLKSGHINLSEVDQELRGQVDLFCELTGHLPHHMDGHQHVHVLPGIRDIFAQVLSDYGIKYTRVPIEPGLRDCDWIGQQLMDFYLQVEKDAFNSIDVFKQHGIRWADIYIGLTTMGKNMSVSNIQRVIENAIATRADTSCGKRFQPLQDDTILTMELMVHPGYSSFPEEGGCGEGPDEFSMSADRFLELQTLKESKLLKYYEDKNIQLCSFKDIKEIGSEKIIQREGDEHRLEAFSD; via the exons ATGCCGCAGCCTAGAGTGAGGTTAATAGTGACTGGTGATGATTTTGGATATTGCTTAAGGAGGAATCGAGGTATTATGGAATGCTTCAACGCGAGAGCAATTTCCAATGTTTCCTTATTGGTAAATGGCACTGCAGCTAAAGAAGCTGCTATATCAGCTGTAAG AAACAAGGTTCCGCTTGGTCTTCACGCAAATCTTTCTGAGGGCCTGCCTGTCTGTCACCAACTCCGAATGGGTTCTTCCCTTGTCAACAAGGATGGCTTTTTCCATGGGAAGATGGGAATTAGGGAAGTACTGAAGAGTGGTCATATCAACCTGTCTGAG GTAGACCAGGAGTTAAGAGGACAAGTAGATCTGTTCTGTGAACTAACAGGACATTTACCTCACCATATGGATGGACACCAGCATGTTCATGTTTTACCAG GTATACGAGATATATTTGCACAAGTACTTTCAGATTATGGAATCAAGTATACTCGAGTCCCTATCGAACCAGGCCTGCGTGACTGTGATTGGATAGGACAACAGCTAATGGACTTCTATCTGCAAGTCGAAAAAGATGCATTCAATTCAATAGATGTATTTAAACAACATGGAATCAG GTGGGCTGATATCTACATTGGCCTAACAACAATGGGGAAAAATATGTCAGTATCAAATATCCAGCGAGTTATCGAGAATGCCATAGCCACAAGGGCAGACACGTCCTGTGGGAAAAGATTCCAACCTCTGCAGGATGATACAATATTGACAATGGAACTAATGGTACATCCTGGTTATTCCAGCTTTCCTGAAGAGGGTGGATGTGGTGAAGGGCCTGATGAGTTTTCGATGTCTGCAGATAGATTTCTTGAACTGCAAACCCTCAAGGAGTCAAAGCTACTAAAATATTACGAGGACAAAAATATACAACTGTGCTCTTTCAAAGACATAAAGGAAATAGGATCAGAAAAAATAATTCAGAGGGAGGGGGACGAACACAGACTTGAGGCTTTCAGTGACTAG